One [Clostridium] saccharolyticum WM1 DNA segment encodes these proteins:
- a CDS encoding phosphoglycerate kinase has product MLNKKTVDDLSGLQGKKVLVRCDFNVPLKEGVIQNFNRIDGAVPTIKKLLDQGAKVILCSHLGKPKGEPLPEMSLEPVAPALSERLGVEVKFVNDPKVTGSETRKVAGELKDGEVLLLQNTRYRAEETKYGKDENAEEYAKELASLCDGIFVNDAFGTAHRAHCSNVGVTKYTTTNVVGYLMEKEIKFLGQAVENPVRPFVAILGGAKVSDKINVINNLLDKVDTLIIGGGMAYTFEKAQGKEIGNSLCEEDKLDYALEMIKKAKDKGVNLLLPVDNVEGLEFSNDTERKVVEVIDAGWSGFDIGPKTIELFKAALKDAKTVVWNGPMGVFEFSNFAEGTLEVCRAVAELSDATTVIGGGDSVNAVKRLGFADKMTHISTGGGASLEFLEGKELPGVAAADNK; this is encoded by the coding sequence ATGCTTAATAAGAAAACAGTTGATGATTTATCCGGGTTACAGGGAAAGAAAGTTTTAGTAAGATGTGATTTCAACGTGCCGTTAAAAGAAGGTGTGATTCAGAACTTTAACCGTATCGACGGAGCCGTTCCTACGATCAAGAAATTACTGGATCAGGGTGCAAAAGTGATCCTCTGCTCCCACCTTGGAAAACCAAAGGGCGAACCTCTTCCCGAGATGTCACTGGAGCCGGTAGCTCCCGCTTTAAGCGAAAGACTTGGGGTGGAAGTGAAATTTGTAAACGATCCGAAGGTAACAGGTTCTGAGACCAGAAAGGTTGCCGGGGAATTAAAGGATGGGGAAGTTCTGCTGCTTCAAAACACCCGCTACAGAGCCGAAGAGACAAAGTACGGCAAGGATGAGAATGCAGAAGAGTATGCGAAAGAGCTGGCATCCCTTTGTGACGGTATTTTCGTAAACGATGCTTTTGGCACCGCTCACAGAGCTCATTGCTCGAATGTAGGTGTTACCAAATATACCACCACCAATGTGGTAGGCTACCTGATGGAAAAAGAAATCAAATTCCTGGGTCAGGCAGTGGAGAATCCGGTACGTCCTTTCGTGGCAATCCTGGGTGGGGCAAAGGTTTCCGATAAGATCAACGTGATCAATAACCTCCTTGATAAGGTTGATACCTTAATCATCGGCGGCGGTATGGCTTATACCTTTGAAAAGGCTCAGGGCAAGGAAATCGGAAATTCCTTATGTGAAGAGGATAAGCTTGATTATGCGTTGGAGATGATCAAGAAGGCGAAAGACAAGGGAGTAAACCTTTTGCTTCCGGTAGATAACGTGGAAGGCCTGGAGTTTTCCAATGATACGGAAAGAAAAGTCGTTGAGGTCATAGACGCAGGCTGGTCAGGATTTGATATCGGACCGAAAACCATTGAGCTTTTCAAGGCCGCGTTAAAGGATGCCAAGACCGTTGTTTGGAACGGACCGATGGGCGTATTTGAATTTTCCAATTTTGCTGAGGGTACTTTGGAAGTTTGCCGTGCAGTTGCAGAGCTTTCTGATGCCACAACGGTAATCGGAGGCGGCGACTCTGTCAATGCGGTAAAGAGACTTGGTTTTGCTGACAAGATGACTCATATCTCCACAGGCGGAGGCGCTTCTCTTGAATTCCTGGAAGGCAAGGAGCTGCCAGGTGTGGCTGCTGCAGACAATAAATAA
- the tpiA gene encoding triose-phosphate isomerase, producing the protein MSRKKIIAGNWKMNMTPSEAVELVNTLKPLVANDDVDVVFCVPAIDIIPAMEAAKGTNIHIGAENMYYEDKGAYTGEISPAMLKDAGVNYVVIGHSERREYFAETDETVNKKVLKAFEYGITPIVCCGESLTQREQGITLDWIRQQIKIAFLGIPAENAAKAVIAYEPIWAIGTGKVATTEQAQEVCSAIRSCILEIYDEATAEAIRIQYGGSVSAASAPELFAQPDIDGGLVGGASLKPEFGKIVNYNK; encoded by the coding sequence ATGTCCAGAAAGAAAATTATAGCAGGTAACTGGAAAATGAATATGACTCCCTCTGAGGCTGTGGAGCTGGTGAACACCTTAAAGCCTTTGGTGGCAAATGATGATGTAGACGTTGTTTTCTGTGTCCCGGCTATTGACATCATACCAGCTATGGAAGCTGCGAAAGGAACCAATATCCATATCGGTGCTGAAAACATGTATTACGAGGATAAGGGGGCTTATACCGGAGAGATTTCTCCTGCCATGTTAAAGGATGCAGGTGTAAACTATGTGGTGATCGGCCATTCCGAGAGAAGGGAATATTTTGCTGAAACAGATGAAACGGTGAACAAAAAAGTTCTCAAGGCATTTGAATACGGCATTACTCCCATTGTTTGCTGCGGAGAATCCCTGACTCAGAGAGAACAGGGAATCACCCTTGACTGGATCCGCCAGCAGATTAAGATCGCTTTCTTAGGTATTCCGGCAGAGAATGCGGCAAAAGCAGTTATCGCTTATGAACCGATCTGGGCCATTGGCACCGGAAAAGTGGCGACTACGGAGCAGGCCCAGGAGGTTTGCAGTGCAATCCGCTCATGCATCTTAGAAATCTATGACGAAGCTACCGCCGAAGCCATCCGCATTCAGTACGGCGGTTCCGTATCTGCTGCAAGCGCTCCGGAGCTGTTTGCACAGCCTGATATTGACGGCGGCCTGGTTGGCGGGGCATCCTTAAAGCCTGAGTTTGGTAAAATTGTAAACTACAACAAATAA
- the gpmI gene encoding 2,3-bisphosphoglycerate-independent phosphoglycerate mutase produces the protein MSRKPVVLMILDGYGLNDNCDHNAVCEGKTPIMDQLMSQCPFVKGNASGLAVGLPDGQMGNSEVGHLNMGAGRIVYQELTRITKSIEDGDFFEVAGFLQAVENCKKTGSALHMWGLVSDGGVHSHNTHIYGLLELAKRKGLDKVYVHCFLDGRDTPPASGKNFVEALEEKMKELGTGKVASVMGRYYAMDRDNRWDRVERAYNALTKGEGNHGDSATAGIQASYDKEIYDEFVEPFVVTEDGKPVATVKDGDSVIFFNFRPDRAREITRAFCDDEFKGFGREKRLELTYVCFTDYDETIHNKLVAFKKESIANTFGEFLAQNDLTQARIAETEKYAHVTFFFNGGVEEPNKGEDRILVPSPKVATYDLQPEMSAPMVCDKLVEAIQSGKYDVIIVNFANPDMVGHTGIEAAAIKAIETVDACVGRTVEAIREADGMLFICADHGNAEQLLDYETGEPFTAHTTNPVPFILVNADPAYQLREGGCLADIAPTLIQLMGLKQPEEMTGRSLLVK, from the coding sequence ATGAGCAGAAAACCGGTTGTATTAATGATACTTGATGGTTATGGATTAAATGATAACTGCGACCATAACGCTGTTTGTGAAGGCAAGACCCCTATCATGGACCAGCTTATGAGCCAGTGTCCTTTTGTCAAGGGAAACGCCAGCGGACTGGCAGTAGGTCTTCCTGACGGACAGATGGGCAACTCAGAGGTAGGACATCTGAATATGGGAGCAGGACGCATCGTATATCAGGAACTTACCAGAATTACAAAGTCCATTGAAGACGGCGATTTTTTTGAGGTGGCAGGATTTTTACAGGCAGTGGAAAACTGCAAGAAAACCGGGTCAGCTCTTCATATGTGGGGCCTTGTATCAGACGGCGGGGTGCACAGCCACAATACCCATATTTACGGCCTTTTAGAGCTGGCAAAGAGAAAAGGCCTTGATAAGGTTTATGTTCATTGCTTCCTGGACGGACGTGATACGCCTCCCGCTTCTGGAAAGAACTTCGTGGAAGCGCTGGAAGAAAAGATGAAAGAGCTTGGCACAGGGAAAGTGGCGTCTGTCATGGGCCGCTACTATGCCATGGACCGGGATAACCGCTGGGACCGTGTGGAACGGGCATATAATGCTCTGACAAAGGGCGAAGGAAACCATGGGGATTCGGCTACAGCCGGAATCCAGGCTTCCTATGACAAAGAGATTTATGATGAATTTGTGGAGCCTTTTGTTGTGACGGAGGATGGAAAACCGGTTGCTACCGTAAAGGACGGCGACTCCGTGATCTTCTTTAACTTCCGTCCTGACCGGGCAAGAGAGATTACACGAGCCTTCTGCGATGATGAGTTTAAGGGATTCGGAAGAGAAAAACGCCTGGAGCTGACCTATGTATGCTTTACGGATTACGATGAAACCATTCATAACAAACTGGTCGCCTTTAAGAAAGAAAGCATTGCAAACACCTTCGGCGAATTTTTGGCTCAGAATGACCTGACCCAGGCCAGGATTGCGGAAACGGAAAAATATGCCCATGTAACCTTTTTCTTTAACGGCGGCGTGGAAGAGCCTAATAAGGGGGAGGACAGGATCCTGGTTCCGTCTCCAAAGGTAGCCACTTATGACCTCCAGCCTGAGATGAGCGCCCCCATGGTATGCGATAAGCTGGTGGAGGCCATTCAATCCGGTAAATATGATGTAATCATCGTGAACTTTGCAAATCCGGATATGGTTGGCCATACGGGTATTGAGGCTGCAGCCATCAAGGCCATTGAGACGGTGGATGCATGTGTTGGAAGAACCGTAGAAGCCATCAGGGAAGCCGATGGAATGCTGTTTATCTGTGCGGATCATGGTAATGCGGAGCAGCTACTGGATTATGAGACAGGAGAACCCTTTACTGCCCATACCACCAACCCGGTTCCGTTTATCCTGGTAAATGCAGATCCAGCCTATCAGCTGAGAGAAGGCGGATGCCTGGCTGATATCGCTCCCACCCTCATCCAACTTATGGGATTAAAACAGCCGGAAGAGATGACAGGAAGATCGTTACTTGTGAAATAA
- a CDS encoding ABC transporter ATP-binding protein gives MKQKEMRTGTLLRRFVPYYKKYTKVMAMDLFCASLTTICEMVLPLILRYITNQGLKDLTSLTVQMIMAIGALYFGLRIIDGMASFYMAYTGHVMGAAIETDMRQDAFAHLQKLSDNYFNNTKVGQIMSRITSDLFDVTEFAHHCPEEFFIAFLKTVVSFLILAGINLPLTLIIFLLIPVMAVSCTYFNLQVRRAFKHQRNHIGELNARIEDSLLGNRVVRAFANEKIEIEKFNKDNLEFLEIKRKTYKYMAAFQNTIRMFDGLMYVVVIVAGGIFMIKGLIEPGDLVAYTLYVTTLLATIRRIIEFAEQFQRGMTGIERFMELMDASVDIFDEEGAKPLHDVKGEIRFQKVSFEYPDDHNPVLTNIDLTIRPGERVALVGPSGGGKTTLCNLIPRFYDPTEGGILIDGQDIKNVTLESLRSTVGVVQQDVYLFSGTVFENIEYGLPGASRDDVIQAAKLAGAHEFITGLKDGYDTYVGERGVKLSGGQKQRISIARVFLKNPQVLILDEATSALDNESEHLVSQSLDRLAVGRTTLTIAHRLTTIQNADRILVLSDSNIVEEGNHEELLLKRGLYYQLYTSAGEDEPSALTV, from the coding sequence ATGAAACAGAAAGAGATGAGAACGGGCACATTGTTAAGACGCTTTGTGCCCTACTATAAAAAATATACCAAAGTTATGGCCATGGATTTATTCTGTGCGTCGCTTACCACCATATGTGAAATGGTATTGCCTTTGATTCTGCGCTATATCACCAATCAGGGACTTAAGGATTTGACGTCCCTTACGGTACAGATGATCATGGCGATCGGCGCACTTTATTTTGGTCTCAGGATCATTGACGGAATGGCCAGCTTTTACATGGCTTACACAGGCCATGTTATGGGCGCCGCCATTGAGACCGATATGAGGCAGGATGCATTTGCCCATTTGCAGAAGCTGTCGGATAACTATTTTAACAATACAAAGGTTGGACAGATCATGTCCCGGATCACCAGTGACTTATTTGACGTGACGGAATTTGCCCACCACTGCCCGGAGGAATTTTTTATTGCCTTCTTAAAGACAGTGGTGTCATTTCTTATACTGGCAGGGATCAATCTTCCTCTGACGCTGATCATCTTCCTGCTGATTCCGGTTATGGCAGTGTCCTGTACCTACTTTAACCTGCAGGTGAGAAGAGCGTTTAAGCACCAGAGAAACCACATCGGGGAGCTGAATGCCAGGATCGAGGACAGTCTTTTAGGAAACCGGGTTGTCCGGGCCTTTGCCAATGAAAAGATTGAGATCGAAAAGTTCAACAAGGATAATCTGGAATTTTTGGAGATCAAAAGAAAAACATATAAATACATGGCCGCTTTCCAGAACACCATTCGTATGTTTGACGGCCTGATGTATGTGGTTGTCATCGTTGCAGGCGGAATATTCATGATAAAGGGACTGATTGAGCCGGGAGATCTGGTGGCGTATACCCTGTATGTGACTACGTTGCTTGCTACTATCCGCAGGATCATCGAATTTGCGGAGCAGTTCCAGAGAGGAATGACCGGAATCGAACGTTTTATGGAGTTAATGGATGCCAGCGTGGATATCTTTGACGAAGAAGGGGCAAAGCCGCTTCATGATGTTAAAGGTGAGATTCGGTTTCAAAAGGTATCCTTTGAATACCCGGATGACCATAATCCTGTGCTGACCAACATTGACCTTACGATCAGACCGGGAGAACGGGTGGCTCTTGTAGGGCCTTCCGGAGGCGGAAAGACCACCTTATGCAACCTAATCCCCCGTTTCTATGATCCCACGGAAGGGGGGATTCTCATAGACGGCCAGGACATTAAAAATGTAACCCTGGAGAGCTTAAGAAGCACTGTAGGCGTGGTGCAGCAGGATGTGTACCTGTTTTCAGGAACGGTATTTGAAAACATTGAATACGGCCTTCCGGGTGCTTCCAGAGATGATGTGATTCAGGCAGCAAAGCTGGCCGGAGCTCATGAGTTCATTACAGGGCTGAAGGATGGCTATGACACCTATGTGGGAGAGCGGGGCGTAAAGCTTTCAGGAGGACAAAAGCAGCGAATCAGCATTGCCAGGGTATTCCTTAAAAATCCCCAGGTGCTGATCCTTGACGAAGCCACCTCTGCTCTTGACAACGAGAGCGAGCATCTGGTTTCCCAGTCACTGGACCGGCTGGCAGTCGGCCGCACCACACTGACCATTGCCCACCGCCTTACTACCATCCAGAATGCGGACCGGATACTGGTGCTTTCTGACAGCAATATTGTGGAAGAAGGAAATCATGAGGAACTGCTTTTAAAGCGGGGATTGTATTATCAGCTTTATACATCTGCAGGTGAGGATGAGCCGTCTGCCCTGACAGTGTAG
- a CDS encoding DegV family protein encodes MKVAIVTDSNSGITQRQGEEAGIFVVPMPFMMAGETFYEDISLTQKDFYEKLEEGVDISTSQPSPADLLDLWNRLLEEYEEIVHIPMSSGLSSACQTALMLADDYEGKVYVVNNQRISVTQRQSVLEARKMADTGMTAAAIKEKLEETKMDSTIYITLDTLEYLKRGGRITPAAALLGTFLRIKPVLTIQGEKLDAFAKARTMKQAKAMMITAAKKDMEERFGDPEGIRTGIAIAHTNNEAAAMEFKKELEEIFPKTGEIYVDNLSLSVSCHIGPGALAIACTKRLDV; translated from the coding sequence ATGAAAGTAGCGATAGTAACAGACAGCAACAGCGGAATCACTCAGAGGCAGGGAGAGGAAGCCGGGATTTTTGTAGTGCCCATGCCCTTTATGATGGCTGGGGAAACATTTTATGAGGATATCAGTCTGACACAGAAGGACTTTTACGAAAAGCTGGAGGAAGGTGTGGATATTTCCACTTCTCAGCCGTCTCCTGCCGATCTTCTGGACCTATGGAACAGGCTTTTGGAGGAATATGAGGAAATTGTGCATATTCCCATGTCCAGTGGTTTAAGCAGTGCCTGCCAGACGGCCCTTATGCTGGCAGATGATTATGAGGGAAAGGTATATGTGGTCAACAACCAGAGGATTTCAGTGACTCAAAGACAGTCGGTTCTGGAGGCCAGGAAAATGGCGGATACGGGAATGACTGCTGCTGCCATTAAGGAGAAGCTGGAAGAGACGAAGATGGATTCTACTATTTACATTACCCTGGATACCCTGGAATATTTAAAAAGGGGCGGAAGGATCACGCCGGCAGCAGCACTTTTAGGGACCTTTCTAAGAATCAAGCCGGTTCTCACCATTCAGGGGGAGAAGCTGGATGCTTTTGCCAAGGCAAGAACCATGAAGCAGGCCAAAGCCATGATGATCACGGCTGCGAAAAAGGATATGGAGGAGCGCTTCGGTGATCCGGAAGGAATCCGTACCGGCATTGCCATCGCCCATACCAACAATGAAGCGGCTGCCATGGAATTTAAAAAGGAGCTGGAGGAGATTTTTCCAAAGACAGGAGAAATCTACGTAGACAACCTTTCTTTAAGCGTATCCTGCCACATCGGGCCGGGAGCGCTGGCAATCGCATGCACCAAAAGGCTGGATGTATGA
- a CDS encoding sensor histidine kinase, whose amino-acid sequence MFQIKIFNQKHAMSLRVTLIIVFLLVGCIPVMIQNSVMLGAYRQNLIDNRMQEIQNQCWILSNKMTRIGYLTMEPRDPLLDNEMSVKADMFNGRIVVVNRNFRIISDTFSLSVGKLNVSEEVIRCFDGENSSKYNSEKHYSALTIPIYSNSQEKEIAGVMIVTASTEDLLNRISIVSEKGAFLQLMIFSVLAIFVVLLVKLLIKPFRELQRMLNRAAEGEMDEEVSSYAYKETMQITETINMTLKKLKAVDQSREEFVSNVSHELKTPITSIRVLADSLMGMEDVPEELYREFLSDISDEIERESKIIDDLLSLVRMDKISGGNLNIAQVNINGLMELILKRLRPIAGKRNVELTFESIREVTADVDEMKLSLALSNLVENAIKYNVEGGWVRVTLDADHKFFYVKVADSGIGISEEFQEHVFERFYRVDKARSRETGGTGLGLSITKKIVLMHQGALKLQSKEGEGATFTVRIPLTYIS is encoded by the coding sequence ATGTTCCAGATAAAGATTTTTAATCAGAAACATGCCATGAGCCTGCGGGTAACCCTGATCATTGTCTTTCTGTTGGTGGGATGCATCCCCGTAATGATCCAGAATTCAGTTATGCTGGGGGCTTACCGGCAGAATCTCATTGATAACAGGATGCAGGAAATTCAAAACCAGTGCTGGATCCTAAGCAACAAGATGACGAGGATCGGATATTTGACCATGGAGCCAAGGGACCCGCTTTTGGACAATGAAATGTCTGTCAAGGCAGACATGTTCAATGGACGGATCGTGGTAGTGAACCGGAATTTCAGGATTATCAGCGATACCTTCTCCCTTTCTGTGGGCAAGCTTAACGTATCTGAGGAGGTCATCCGGTGCTTTGACGGAGAAAACAGCAGCAAGTATAATTCTGAAAAGCATTATTCGGCTCTGACCATCCCTATTTATTCCAACAGCCAGGAAAAGGAGATTGCAGGCGTCATGATTGTGACGGCATCTACGGAGGACCTGCTGAACCGGATTTCCATTGTATCGGAAAAGGGAGCATTTCTTCAGCTAATGATTTTCTCTGTTCTGGCCATATTTGTGGTTCTCCTTGTGAAGCTTTTGATAAAGCCCTTCCGGGAACTGCAGCGGATGTTAAACCGGGCGGCAGAAGGAGAGATGGATGAGGAAGTCAGTTCCTATGCTTATAAAGAAACCATGCAGATTACGGAAACTATTAACATGACCTTAAAGAAGCTAAAGGCGGTGGATCAGTCCAGGGAGGAGTTTGTGTCCAATGTGTCCCATGAACTGAAAACCCCTATAACGTCCATCCGGGTTCTGGCCGATTCCCTTATGGGAATGGAGGATGTTCCGGAAGAGCTTTACCGGGAGTTTTTAAGTGACATATCCGATGAAATCGAGCGGGAAAGCAAGATCATTGATGACCTGCTGTCTCTGGTCCGCATGGACAAGATTTCCGGAGGAAATTTAAATATTGCCCAGGTAAATATTAACGGACTCATGGAGCTGATCTTAAAGAGGCTGCGCCCAATTGCCGGAAAGCGCAATGTGGAGCTGACGTTTGAAAGCATCAGGGAGGTCACTGCCGATGTGGATGAGATGAAGCTGTCCCTGGCATTAAGCAATCTGGTGGAGAATGCCATCAAGTACAATGTGGAAGGCGGCTGGGTCCGGGTAACTCTTGATGCTGACCATAAGTTTTTTTACGTAAAGGTAGCTGATTCTGGAATCGGGATTTCGGAAGAGTTTCAGGAGCATGTATTTGAACGGTTCTACCGGGTGGATAAAGCCAGATCCAGAGAAACAGGAGGCACAGGCCTTGGTCTTTCTATTACTAAAAAGATAGTGCTGATGCACCAGGGTGCATTGAAGCTTCAAAGCAAGGAGGGGGAGGGAGCCACATTTACCGTACGAATTCCTCTCACTTATATTTCTTAG
- a CDS encoding GerMN domain-containing protein — translation MKRLMKRLKAVLLLACALCLAGCGKKEGEGTETIDEVYQIYYLNSAMTKMEPQEYQMPRKPEGDLEELTDWRIRNLMEQLRTVPKDLDRQAAVPDKVGFDRYKLEDTVLYLYFDNNYAMMNGTREILCRASLVRTLTQVKGVDYVAVYTAEQPLMDSSGSPVGPMANSDFIDNISNVNSYEKTELPLYFADDTGEKLVKETREVVHNVNTSLEKLVIEQLIAGPGRPGMNPTLPKDTKLLNVSVNENICYINFDSAFLNNTLEVKEYIPIYSIVNSLAAASSINKVQITVNGSQEVMFRDSISLNQLFERNLDYNAENEEASNEIGGTEQ, via the coding sequence ATGAAACGCCTGATGAAGCGGCTGAAGGCTGTTCTGCTCTTAGCGTGTGCCCTATGCCTGGCCGGCTGTGGTAAAAAAGAAGGAGAGGGAACAGAAACCATTGATGAGGTTTATCAGATTTATTATTTAAATTCTGCCATGACGAAGATGGAACCACAGGAGTATCAAATGCCCAGGAAGCCGGAGGGGGACTTGGAAGAGCTGACAGACTGGAGGATCCGGAATCTTATGGAACAGCTTCGGACCGTTCCTAAGGACCTGGACCGGCAGGCTGCGGTTCCGGATAAGGTGGGCTTTGACCGGTATAAGCTGGAGGATACGGTTCTTTATCTTTATTTTGATAACAATTACGCCATGATGAACGGAACCAGGGAGATCTTATGCAGGGCTTCCCTGGTAAGAACGCTGACCCAGGTGAAAGGAGTGGATTATGTTGCGGTATATACAGCGGAACAGCCCCTCATGGACAGCTCAGGAAGTCCGGTAGGCCCTATGGCCAACTCAGACTTTATTGACAACATCAGCAACGTCAACTCTTATGAGAAGACGGAGCTTCCTTTGTATTTTGCCGATGATACCGGGGAGAAGCTGGTCAAGGAAACCAGGGAAGTGGTGCATAACGTAAACACATCTCTGGAAAAGCTGGTTATAGAGCAGCTGATCGCAGGACCTGGCAGGCCGGGGATGAATCCCACCCTTCCCAAGGATACAAAGCTTCTTAATGTGTCGGTCAATGAAAATATTTGTTATATTAATTTTGATTCCGCATTTCTTAACAACACCCTGGAGGTAAAGGAATACATTCCCATTTATTCCATTGTAAATTCCCTGGCTGCGGCCTCCTCCATCAATAAGGTGCAGATCACGGTAAATGGTTCCCAGGAAGTCATGTTTAGGGATTCTATTTCCTTAAACCAGCTTTTTGAACGCAACCTGGATTACAATGCGGAGAATGAAGAAGCATCCAATGAAATAGGAGGAACAGAACAATAA